In Myxococcus stipitatus, the following are encoded in one genomic region:
- a CDS encoding DUF4388 domain-containing protein, producing MTQRFRIDAGQLVPEDRQSPSPLTGRSGTYALMPTSPDLLVFSRGPCEGGTIAAPRVVLSGDAAGFPLSDLMAFLSQSRWSGIIRVHSPAGERSVTFRDGEVRGASSDDPSDRLGEVLVRLGYVDRPQVEAALRGQPPSKVGRALVEKGLLQAHDLFKCVTHQVSEIFHAIVLCREGSFFLIDQPVEEKTSHSIQLSTQSLLMDSIRKIDEMAHFRKRIPHGRLYVARKRGSDGKLEEDEDRVLGLLDGRRTILELGHAARLSEFDITKVVYRLLEGGFASVTDKPLLVPAGPVPTPVGLTPPREAAQATQGRAAASVAPALDPRPVARVFNFIFREIRDEVAKQRMDREFIAAANAALAGQGLSSSPVLEGLAFQADGSLAEAKLMEAFEEHRAQLGSEPMASFKQALSDVMFFLLFQAGELLESRADEDLARRVKELLATLEGP from the coding sequence ATGACGCAACGGTTCCGCATCGACGCGGGGCAGCTCGTCCCCGAGGATCGCCAGAGCCCGTCTCCATTGACGGGGCGCTCGGGGACGTACGCGCTGATGCCCACGTCCCCGGACCTGTTGGTCTTCTCGCGAGGCCCCTGCGAGGGGGGCACCATCGCCGCGCCGCGAGTGGTGCTCTCCGGCGACGCGGCCGGCTTCCCGCTGTCGGACCTGATGGCGTTCCTCAGCCAGTCGCGGTGGAGCGGCATCATCCGCGTCCACTCGCCGGCGGGAGAGCGCTCCGTGACGTTCCGCGATGGAGAGGTGCGGGGCGCGTCGTCGGATGACCCGTCCGACCGGTTGGGCGAGGTGCTGGTGCGCCTGGGCTATGTGGACCGTCCCCAGGTGGAGGCCGCGCTGCGGGGCCAGCCGCCGTCCAAGGTGGGCCGGGCCCTGGTGGAGAAGGGGTTGTTGCAGGCGCACGACCTCTTCAAGTGCGTCACGCACCAGGTGAGCGAAATCTTCCACGCCATCGTGTTGTGCCGGGAGGGGAGCTTCTTCCTCATCGACCAGCCGGTGGAGGAGAAGACGAGCCACTCCATCCAGCTCTCCACGCAGAGCCTGTTGATGGACAGCATCCGGAAGATCGACGAGATGGCGCACTTCCGAAAGCGCATCCCGCACGGCCGGCTGTATGTGGCGCGCAAGCGGGGCTCGGACGGGAAGCTGGAGGAGGACGAGGACCGGGTGCTGGGCCTGCTGGATGGCCGGCGCACCATCCTGGAGCTGGGGCATGCCGCTCGGCTGTCCGAGTTCGACATCACCAAGGTGGTGTACCGGCTGCTCGAGGGTGGCTTCGCCTCGGTGACGGACAAGCCGCTGCTGGTGCCCGCGGGGCCGGTGCCCACGCCGGTGGGGCTGACCCCGCCTCGTGAGGCGGCGCAGGCCACGCAGGGGCGGGCCGCCGCGAGTGTGGCGCCGGCCTTGGACCCGCGGCCCGTGGCGCGGGTGTTCAACTTCATCTTCCGGGAGATTCGCGACGAGGTGGCCAAGCAGCGCATGGACCGTGAGTTCATCGCCGCCGCCAACGCCGCGCTCGCCGGACAGGGTTTGTCGTCGTCTCCGGTGTTGGAGGGGCTGGCCTTCCAGGCGGATGGGAGTCTGGCCGAGGCGAAGCTGATGGAGGCCTTCGAGGAGCATCGCGCCCAACTGGGCAGCGAGCCGATGGCGTCCTTCAAGCAGGCGCTGAGCGACGTGATGTTCTTCCTGTTGTTCCAGGCCGGTGAGCTCCTGGAGTCGCGCGCGGACGAGGACCTCGCCCGCCGTGTGAAGGAGCTCCTGGCGACGCTCGAGGGGCCGTGA
- a CDS encoding HEAT repeat domain-containing protein, which produces MVLLATGQSGGTGTTDCWNSCQRHVADRALRARVCGACLSGGKVESWVSALGSVRPAPREAFASSRKDEDWRVRWASVRTEARSRGLTERRLLAEWVVSTPTSSDLQACLTAARAAAEEEQSAAAFLRDAGARGAEAAARVWARREPIRRALEVELYAEDVRARGVALAHLAAFQGKKPARVLLDATASRPESSDEIGAAALKSVAEHRRTSVGRLLLDEARPTDEVFVNRLFAVYSRELEALQPELTAPEARRRDSAVLSLGVYGPLARKELERALEDADPKVRGSAARRLAEGEGLSVSLAAGRRLATRDAAVSRPWLEAMVREKGCASFFLDVAGDPRMPAEIRGQALESLADCRESGQVRLETLAPYLRDSQARVRAGAVRVLGSMSARKPEVMGATERALEDGSPEVVAAALAVVAGQRQSTRGDVAAELLDSEHAVVRAAAARALEVIGRASHVKALAARLLKDTAPDVRVAAALALGRLGGPHAAAALSNAAARDTDTHVQHVSREGLRRLGFRP; this is translated from the coding sequence ATGGTACTGCTGGCGACCGGTCAGAGTGGTGGCACCGGGACGACCGACTGCTGGAACTCCTGTCAGCGCCATGTGGCGGACCGGGCGTTGCGTGCCCGTGTGTGCGGTGCGTGCCTGTCCGGGGGGAAGGTGGAGTCGTGGGTGTCGGCGCTGGGGAGCGTCCGGCCCGCCCCGCGCGAGGCCTTCGCTTCCTCTCGGAAGGACGAGGACTGGAGGGTGCGGTGGGCCTCCGTGCGCACCGAGGCCAGGTCGCGCGGGCTCACGGAGCGGCGCCTGTTGGCGGAGTGGGTGGTGAGTACGCCCACGTCATCGGACCTCCAGGCCTGTCTCACAGCGGCCCGCGCGGCGGCGGAGGAGGAGCAGTCCGCGGCGGCCTTCCTGCGGGACGCGGGGGCGAGGGGCGCGGAGGCGGCGGCTCGGGTGTGGGCGCGCCGGGAGCCCATCCGCCGGGCGCTGGAGGTGGAGCTGTACGCGGAGGATGTCCGCGCTCGAGGTGTGGCGCTTGCTCACCTCGCCGCCTTTCAGGGGAAGAAGCCGGCCCGGGTGCTGCTGGATGCCACGGCGTCGCGGCCAGAGTCCTCGGATGAGATTGGCGCGGCGGCGCTCAAGTCCGTGGCGGAGCACCGGCGGACCTCGGTGGGCCGGCTGCTCCTGGATGAGGCGCGGCCCACGGATGAGGTCTTCGTCAACCGGCTCTTCGCCGTGTACTCCCGCGAGCTGGAGGCGCTCCAGCCGGAGCTGACCGCGCCGGAGGCTCGGCGGCGGGACTCCGCGGTGTTGTCCCTGGGCGTCTATGGCCCCCTGGCGCGCAAGGAGCTGGAGCGCGCGTTGGAGGACGCGGACCCGAAGGTGCGTGGCTCCGCGGCGCGCAGGCTGGCGGAAGGGGAGGGCTTGTCCGTGAGCCTGGCGGCCGGGCGCCGTCTGGCGACGCGGGATGCCGCCGTGAGCCGGCCGTGGCTGGAGGCCATGGTGCGCGAGAAGGGCTGCGCGAGCTTCTTCCTGGATGTGGCGGGTGACCCGCGGATGCCGGCGGAGATTCGCGGCCAGGCGTTGGAGTCGCTGGCGGACTGCCGCGAGAGCGGGCAGGTGCGCCTGGAGACCTTGGCGCCCTATCTGCGTGACTCCCAGGCGCGGGTGCGCGCGGGGGCGGTGCGGGTGTTGGGGTCGATGTCCGCGCGGAAGCCCGAGGTGATGGGGGCCACCGAGCGCGCGCTGGAGGATGGCTCCCCGGAGGTCGTGGCGGCCGCGCTGGCGGTGGTCGCGGGGCAGCGCCAGTCGACGCGAGGCGATGTCGCCGCGGAGTTGCTCGACTCGGAGCACGCGGTGGTTCGCGCCGCGGCGGCCCGTGCGCTGGAGGTCATTGGCCGCGCTTCACACGTGAAGGCGCTGGCGGCGCGCCTGCTCAAGGACACGGCGCCAGATGTGCGTGTCGCCGCGGCGCTCGCGCTGGGCCGGTTGGGGGGACCCCATGCCGCGGCGGCGCTGTCCAACGCGGCGGCGCGCGACACGGATACCCACGTGCAGCACGTGTCCCGCGAGGGGCTGCGCCGGCTGGGCTTTCGTCCCTGA
- a CDS encoding HEAT repeat domain-containing protein, producing MLPSVLPARILLLVALLLSPVALAAQASAAKRTERRNEAEKVVQTVIQGGVVPAAVSRLRYLGEEPYAAEIITEALRRVMEDRIRRNLVAVLAGLDTRAAEPSLVRLAGDGDSTVRMYAAQGLARLNSRNIQVLLPLLSDKSSGVRRDAARALGASRNPKVGKPLMAAAKAEQELEVRAAMLAAAGESGDKKQVKPLKDYLTNDSESTRFAAARGLCRLGAPEGFAFANKLLTAEDRFVRRQGLELFEGVPAKKASVALKPLLEDKDRALAAGAARVLFQGGDSSMLDWLVLASWNAKGEAKLAYEKELETLQLQDDRRKAILRRAGVAQ from the coding sequence GTGCTCCCGTCCGTCCTTCCCGCCCGCATCCTGCTGCTGGTCGCCCTGCTCCTGTCCCCCGTGGCCCTGGCCGCGCAAGCCTCCGCCGCCAAGCGGACCGAGCGCCGCAACGAGGCGGAAAAGGTCGTCCAGACCGTCATCCAGGGGGGCGTCGTCCCCGCGGCGGTCTCCCGCCTGCGCTACCTGGGCGAAGAGCCGTACGCGGCCGAAATCATCACCGAGGCCCTGCGCCGGGTGATGGAGGACCGCATCCGTCGCAACCTCGTGGCCGTGCTCGCGGGCCTGGACACCCGCGCGGCGGAGCCGTCCCTGGTCCGGCTCGCGGGAGACGGCGACAGCACGGTGCGCATGTATGCCGCGCAGGGCCTGGCCCGCCTGAACAGTCGCAACATCCAGGTGCTGCTCCCCCTGCTCAGCGACAAGAGCAGTGGCGTGCGCCGTGACGCGGCCCGGGCGCTGGGGGCCTCGCGCAATCCCAAGGTGGGCAAGCCGCTGATGGCCGCCGCCAAGGCAGAGCAGGAGCTGGAGGTGCGCGCCGCCATGCTCGCCGCCGCGGGAGAGAGTGGCGACAAGAAGCAGGTGAAGCCCCTCAAGGACTACCTGACGAACGACTCGGAGAGCACCCGCTTCGCCGCCGCGCGCGGCCTGTGCCGCCTGGGCGCGCCCGAGGGTTTCGCCTTCGCCAACAAGCTGCTGACCGCCGAGGACCGCTTCGTGCGCCGCCAGGGCCTGGAGCTGTTCGAGGGCGTCCCCGCGAAGAAGGCGAGCGTCGCCCTCAAGCCGCTGCTCGAGGACAAGGACCGCGCCCTGGCCGCTGGCGCCGCCCGGGTCCTCTTCCAGGGCGGGGATTCGTCCATGCTCGACTGGCTGGTGCTGGCCTCGTGGAACGCCAAGGGCGAGGCGAAGCTTGCGTACGAGAAGGAACTGGAGACCCTCCAGCTCCAGGATGACCGCCGCAAGGCCATTCTGCGAAGGGCGGGCGTGGCGCAATGA
- a CDS encoding DUF4398 domain-containing protein, whose product MKKLTVLVAVAGALAACGPVKSTANILDAEVQIQAARTAGADKLAPYEWTAANLYLSKAREEVGYSDYQAGVDFAVKASRFANEAREKAMSEAGSADTSERSPNP is encoded by the coding sequence ATGAAGAAGCTGACGGTGCTGGTGGCAGTGGCGGGGGCGCTCGCCGCGTGCGGCCCCGTGAAGTCCACCGCGAACATCCTGGACGCGGAGGTCCAGATTCAGGCCGCGCGCACGGCCGGGGCTGACAAGCTGGCCCCGTACGAGTGGACCGCCGCCAATCTGTATCTGTCGAAGGCGCGCGAGGAGGTGGGCTACTCCGACTACCAAGCCGGCGTGGACTTCGCGGTGAAGGCATCCCGCTTCGCCAACGAAGCGCGTGAGAAGGCCATGTCCGAGGCGGGCAGCGCCGACACCAGCGAGCGGAGCCCGAACCCGTGA
- the rpsU gene encoding 30S ribosomal protein S21, producing MPGIRVKEGESIESALKRFKKATEKAGILSEIRKREHYEKPSVKRKKKALAAKKRAVKKARKSF from the coding sequence ATGCCCGGTATCCGAGTGAAGGAGGGAGAGTCCATTGAGAGCGCCCTCAAGCGCTTCAAGAAGGCCACTGAAAAGGCCGGAATCCTTTCCGAGATCCGCAAGCGCGAGCACTACGAGAAGCCTTCCGTGAAGCGGAAGAAGAAGGCGCTCGCAGCCAAGAAGCGCGCGGTGAAGAAGGCCCGCAAGTCGTTCTAG
- a CDS encoding asparaginase, translated as MPRVLLLHTGGTLGMAGGRPSALRPAAFFKTLKARVPELFQLADIELQLFSNLDSSEMQPELWQRMATHLHQQLPHFDGAVVTHGTDTLAYTASALSLMLRNPPCPVVLTGSQRPLGEVRSDARLNLIDAVLSALEGPREVTICFDSHLYRGNRARKVKVAEYDAFDSPNCPVLGTLGVDATFEPGLRARGPFRLFEKLDPRVLLLKVYPGLDPALPLQLLPHVRGLILEAYGAGNFPIDPELGRSFMPLFTQARERGVPVVVVSQAHRNGVDLSLYESGAAALAQGVMGGADMTPSAALVKLMQGLAYHSRSPEALARFIQTPVAGELTVGRPTVELPARGKRGSTRRTKAD; from the coding sequence ATGCCCAGAGTCCTGCTCCTCCACACCGGTGGCACCTTGGGGATGGCCGGTGGCCGTCCCTCCGCCCTGCGCCCCGCCGCCTTCTTCAAGACGCTCAAGGCTCGCGTGCCGGAGCTCTTCCAGCTCGCCGACATCGAGCTTCAGCTGTTCAGCAACCTGGACAGCTCGGAGATGCAGCCGGAGCTCTGGCAGCGCATGGCCACCCACCTCCATCAACAGCTCCCCCACTTCGACGGGGCCGTGGTGACCCATGGCACGGACACGCTCGCCTACACGGCAAGCGCGCTGTCGCTCATGTTGCGCAACCCGCCCTGTCCGGTGGTGCTGACGGGCTCGCAGCGGCCGCTGGGCGAGGTGCGCTCGGACGCGAGGCTCAACCTCATTGACGCGGTGCTCTCCGCGCTGGAGGGCCCGCGCGAGGTCACCATCTGCTTCGACTCGCACCTCTATCGAGGCAACCGGGCGCGCAAGGTGAAGGTGGCCGAGTACGACGCCTTCGACAGCCCCAACTGTCCGGTGCTGGGGACGCTGGGCGTGGACGCGACCTTCGAGCCGGGGCTGCGCGCCCGGGGCCCCTTCCGCCTGTTCGAGAAGTTGGATCCACGCGTGCTCCTCTTGAAGGTGTACCCGGGACTGGACCCCGCCCTGCCCCTCCAGCTGCTGCCCCACGTCCGGGGCCTGATTCTGGAGGCGTACGGGGCCGGCAACTTCCCCATCGACCCGGAGCTGGGGCGCTCGTTCATGCCCCTGTTCACCCAGGCGCGGGAGCGCGGCGTGCCGGTGGTCGTGGTGAGTCAGGCGCACCGCAACGGCGTGGACCTCAGTCTCTACGAATCTGGGGCGGCGGCCCTGGCGCAGGGGGTCATGGGCGGCGCGGACATGACCCCCTCGGCGGCGCTGGTGAAGCTGATGCAGGGGCTGGCCTATCACTCCCGCTCCCCGGAGGCGCTCGCGCGCTTCATCCAGACACCGGTCGCCGGGGAGCTGACCGTCGGACGGCCGACAGTCGAACTTCCGGCGCGCGGCAAGCGCGGATCCACGCGGCGGACGAAGGCGGATTGA
- a CDS encoding OmpA family protein gives MTRPSLAALLTFLLAAGCVSGSKIRADTQVLAADVERARRSGALRCAPVELATAEAHLDFAKGELSQGNSGRAASHVRTADDAVDRALALSKNCGPRQVMVRERPEPQQPQTTTPSKETPKPQQQVVVRIEETDNDGDGVLDKDDPCPDQAEDKDGFQDQDGCPDPDNDNDGVLDVNDKCPLDAGVAENQGCPAEAPKDRDGDGVFDNVDKCPDQAEDKDGFQDEDGCPDIDNDNDGIVDTADKCPNEMGSMQNLGCPDKDGDGVNDGQDKCIDEPEDKDGFQDEDGCPDLDNDGDGLADAQDKCPNEAGPPENSGCADKDTDNDGVVDRLDACVNDPGTKEERGCPKQYKNVVIKRDRIEIKKQILFGSGSAKIIGKQSTAILEDVAQALRDAPWIRKVRIEGHTDSMGKDETNLKLSQKRADAVMAQLLRRGIDPGRMEAVGFGETRPIAPNTTKAGRAQNRRTEFNVVQ, from the coding sequence ATGACGCGTCCTTCCCTTGCAGCGCTGTTGACCTTCCTCCTCGCCGCGGGCTGTGTGAGCGGCAGCAAGATTCGCGCGGACACCCAGGTGCTCGCCGCGGACGTAGAGCGAGCCCGCCGCAGCGGCGCCCTGCGCTGCGCCCCGGTGGAGCTGGCCACGGCGGAGGCGCACCTCGACTTCGCCAAGGGCGAGTTGAGTCAGGGCAACAGCGGCCGCGCCGCCTCGCACGTCCGCACGGCGGACGACGCGGTGGACCGGGCGCTGGCGCTGTCGAAGAACTGTGGCCCGCGCCAGGTGATGGTGCGCGAGCGCCCCGAGCCCCAGCAGCCTCAGACGACCACGCCCTCGAAGGAGACCCCGAAGCCGCAGCAGCAGGTGGTGGTCCGCATCGAGGAGACGGACAACGACGGCGACGGCGTGCTGGACAAGGACGACCCGTGCCCGGACCAGGCCGAGGACAAGGACGGCTTCCAGGACCAGGACGGCTGCCCGGACCCGGACAACGACAACGACGGCGTGCTCGACGTCAACGACAAGTGCCCGTTGGACGCGGGCGTGGCGGAGAACCAGGGCTGCCCGGCGGAGGCGCCCAAGGACCGTGATGGCGACGGCGTGTTCGACAACGTCGACAAGTGCCCGGACCAGGCCGAGGACAAGGACGGCTTCCAGGACGAGGACGGCTGCCCGGACATCGACAACGACAACGACGGCATCGTCGACACCGCGGACAAGTGCCCCAACGAGATGGGCTCCATGCAGAACCTGGGCTGCCCGGACAAGGACGGGGACGGCGTCAACGACGGTCAGGACAAGTGCATCGACGAGCCAGAGGACAAGGACGGCTTCCAGGACGAGGACGGCTGCCCGGACCTGGACAACGACGGTGACGGCCTGGCGGATGCACAGGACAAGTGCCCGAATGAGGCGGGCCCGCCGGAGAACAGCGGGTGCGCGGACAAGGACACGGACAACGACGGCGTGGTGGACCGGCTCGATGCGTGCGTGAACGACCCTGGCACGAAGGAAGAGCGGGGCTGCCCGAAGCAGTACAAGAACGTCGTCATCAAGCGGGACCGCATCGAGATCAAGAAGCAGATCCTCTTCGGGTCCGGCTCCGCGAAGATCATCGGCAAGCAGAGCACCGCCATCCTGGAGGACGTGGCCCAAGCGCTGCGTGATGCGCCGTGGATTCGCAAGGTGCGCATCGAGGGCCACACGGACTCGATGGGCAAGGATGAGACGAACCTGAAGCTGTCGCAGAAGCGGGCCGACGCGGTGATGGCGCAGTTGCTGCGCCGGGGCATCGACCCGGGCCGCATGGAGGCGGTGGGCTTCGGCGAGACGCGTCCCATCGCGCCCAACACGACCAAGGCGGGCCGCGCGCAGAACCGGCGCACCGAGTTCAACGTGGTGCAGTAG
- a CDS encoding DsbA family protein has protein sequence MLLSCWKRVVPLLAAAALTGWGCKNPEGSAPAPTPAPAAAPAPAAPPPPVEPAAAASDPSAVLSGIPGMDFSSLSATSKRELATVLSDEFCYCGCPHTLGACLKSHTGCRHAKRMARVAARMVSEGSAGTEVIVQLSQYYGSFREQRAQFKVDERMCMGSASAPVTVVEFSDFECPYCAKARPILEGFAKKNASQVRFCYLPFPLSMHVNAVPAAQAALWARDQGKFWQMHDALFEQQENLKPEALPALAKKLGLDGDKLAAVLKSDAYKQELEGFRAQGRAAGLSGTPSVYFNGRSVDLGFVQEELLQHSLEDELEWSSNKNAWAAD, from the coding sequence GTGCTCCTCTCCTGCTGGAAGCGTGTCGTTCCCCTGCTGGCCGCCGCGGCGCTGACTGGCTGGGGTTGCAAGAACCCGGAGGGCTCCGCGCCCGCCCCGACCCCGGCTCCGGCCGCCGCTCCGGCTCCCGCCGCGCCGCCGCCGCCCGTGGAGCCCGCGGCCGCCGCGTCGGACCCCTCGGCCGTCCTGTCGGGCATCCCGGGCATGGACTTCTCCTCGCTGTCCGCGACGTCCAAGCGGGAGCTGGCCACGGTCCTCAGCGACGAGTTCTGCTACTGCGGATGTCCGCACACCTTGGGCGCATGTCTGAAGTCGCACACGGGCTGCCGCCACGCCAAGAGGATGGCGAGGGTGGCCGCGCGCATGGTGTCCGAGGGCAGCGCGGGCACCGAGGTCATCGTCCAGCTTTCGCAGTACTACGGCTCGTTCCGCGAGCAGCGCGCGCAGTTCAAGGTGGACGAGCGCATGTGCATGGGGAGCGCGTCGGCCCCCGTGACGGTGGTGGAGTTCTCCGACTTCGAGTGCCCGTACTGCGCCAAGGCCCGGCCCATCCTGGAGGGCTTCGCGAAGAAGAACGCGTCGCAGGTGCGCTTCTGCTACCTGCCCTTCCCGCTGTCCATGCACGTCAACGCGGTGCCCGCGGCGCAGGCCGCCCTGTGGGCTCGGGACCAGGGCAAGTTCTGGCAGATGCACGACGCCCTCTTCGAGCAGCAGGAGAACCTGAAGCCCGAGGCGCTGCCGGCCCTGGCGAAGAAGCTGGGCCTGGACGGCGACAAGCTGGCGGCGGTGCTGAAGTCGGACGCGTACAAGCAGGAGCTGGAGGGCTTCCGCGCCCAGGGCCGCGCGGCCGGGCTCAGCGGCACGCCGTCGGTGTACTTCAACGGCCGTTCGGTCGACCTGGGCTTCGTGCAGGAGGAACTGCTCCAGCACAGCCTCGAGGACGAACTGGAGTGGTCGTCCAACAAGAACGCCTGGGCCGCCGACTGA
- a CDS encoding GGDEF domain-containing protein, with product MSEEKTSVHSISDLLGNAQRQSAYLIVISAKSAAGIGRMFKLDRSEVVLGRSAEAQFQVEDDGISRKHAKVVALGDGRFQLVDLASTNGTYLNGLKVNAAPLYDGDKIQIGSNTVLKFSIQDELEEQYQRSIYESATRDGLTRVYNKKYFLETVRKEFSYCLRHRVPLSLVLFDVDHFKKINDAYGHPAGDYVLTRIAQRVSDTVRTEDLLARYGGEEFALMLRESAEDQALACAERCRHAVDKADFVFGGTPIKVTISLGVATLLDSDFSQPEDLIAAADKYLYRAKRAGRNRADAKAISGP from the coding sequence ATGTCCGAGGAGAAAACTTCCGTCCATTCCATTTCGGACCTGCTGGGCAACGCCCAGCGGCAGAGCGCTTATCTGATTGTCATCAGCGCCAAGTCCGCGGCGGGCATCGGACGGATGTTCAAGCTGGACCGCTCCGAGGTGGTGCTGGGGCGCAGCGCCGAGGCGCAGTTCCAGGTCGAGGACGACGGCATCTCCCGCAAGCACGCCAAGGTGGTGGCGCTGGGGGATGGGCGTTTCCAGCTGGTCGACCTGGCCAGCACCAACGGCACCTACCTCAACGGCCTGAAGGTCAACGCCGCGCCGCTGTACGACGGCGACAAGATCCAGATTGGCTCCAACACCGTCCTCAAGTTCTCCATCCAGGACGAGTTGGAGGAGCAGTACCAGCGCAGCATCTACGAGTCCGCCACGCGCGACGGCCTCACCCGCGTCTACAACAAGAAGTACTTCCTGGAGACGGTGCGCAAGGAGTTCAGCTACTGCCTGCGCCACCGGGTGCCCTTGTCGCTGGTGCTGTTCGACGTGGACCACTTCAAGAAGATCAACGACGCGTACGGCCACCCGGCGGGCGACTACGTGCTGACGCGCATCGCCCAGCGCGTCAGCGACACGGTGCGCACCGAGGACCTGCTCGCCCGTTACGGAGGCGAGGAGTTCGCGCTGATGCTGCGCGAGTCCGCCGAGGACCAGGCCCTGGCGTGCGCCGAGCGGTGCCGTCACGCGGTGGACAAGGCTGACTTCGTCTTCGGCGGCACGCCCATCAAGGTGACCATCAGCCTGGGTGTGGCCACGCTGCTGGACTCGGACTTCTCCCAGCCCGAGGACCTCATCGCCGCGGCGGACAAGTACCTCTACCGGGCCAAGCGCGCCGGACGGAACCGCGCCGACGCCAAGGCCATCAGCGGCCCCTGA
- a CDS encoding GatB/YqeY domain-containing protein — MATLKERIDADLKDAMRSKNELRTTVIRAIKSAVKYKEVEPGASALDDAGVMSVITGLIKKGRDSADQFKAANRPELAEKEEAEIAVLQSYLPQQLTPDELVAAVQAAIAEVGAKSAKDMGAVMKNLTPKLQGKAEGRAISEAVKAQLAKLG; from the coding sequence ATGGCCACCCTCAAGGAGCGGATCGACGCGGACCTGAAGGACGCGATGCGGTCCAAGAACGAGCTGCGCACCACCGTCATTCGCGCGATCAAGAGCGCGGTGAAGTACAAGGAAGTGGAGCCTGGTGCCTCCGCCCTCGACGACGCGGGTGTGATGAGCGTCATCACCGGCCTCATCAAGAAGGGCCGCGACTCCGCTGACCAGTTCAAGGCCGCCAACCGGCCGGAGCTGGCGGAGAAGGAAGAGGCGGAGATCGCCGTCCTCCAGAGCTACCTCCCCCAGCAGCTCACCCCCGACGAGCTGGTCGCCGCCGTCCAGGCCGCCATCGCCGAGGTGGGTGCCAAGAGCGCCAAGGACATGGGCGCGGTGATGAAGAACCTCACCCCCAAGCTCCAGGGCAAGGCCGAAGGTCGCGCCATCTCCGAGGCCGTGAAGGCCCAGTTGGCGAAGCTCGGCTGA
- the truD gene encoding tRNA pseudouridine(13) synthase TruD, producing the protein MTTDSDWPRLTADVPGCGGAFKLVPEDFEVEEIPAYLPSGEGEHLYLWVEKRGRDTREVVRALSSALGVSEDDVGVAGMKDRQAVTRQLLSVPARGEPKLAEFSLDGVQVLWAKRHGNKLRTGHLRGNRFRLRLRGVRDVGAARETFSRLSASGVPNYFGEQRFGRAGDNADLGRMLVLGQRLPKRPERFQRKLYLSAFQSRIFNRALADRVRSGTLSTALLGDVLRKEETGGLFVCEAPEVDGPRVASFEVSPAGPLFGPKMTAAAGEVAEAEARLLVGEGVTLDDFKRGGGETEGGRRPYRVRLGSPELTPEGEDLWLTFELPRGAYATEVLHELLKDD; encoded by the coding sequence GTGACGACGGATTCGGATTGGCCGCGGTTGACGGCGGATGTTCCTGGTTGTGGTGGTGCCTTCAAGCTGGTCCCCGAGGACTTCGAGGTCGAGGAGATTCCGGCCTACCTGCCATCGGGTGAGGGCGAGCACCTCTACCTGTGGGTGGAGAAGCGCGGACGCGACACGCGGGAGGTCGTTCGTGCGCTGTCCTCCGCGCTGGGCGTGTCCGAGGACGACGTGGGCGTCGCGGGCATGAAGGACCGGCAGGCCGTCACGCGTCAGCTCCTGTCGGTGCCCGCGCGCGGCGAGCCGAAGCTGGCGGAGTTCTCGCTGGACGGCGTGCAGGTGCTGTGGGCGAAGCGGCACGGCAACAAGCTGCGGACGGGCCACCTGCGTGGCAATCGCTTCCGGCTGCGTCTGCGGGGTGTGCGGGACGTGGGCGCCGCGCGGGAGACCTTCTCGCGCCTGTCCGCGAGTGGTGTCCCCAACTACTTTGGTGAGCAGCGCTTCGGACGTGCGGGCGACAACGCCGACCTGGGGCGGATGCTGGTGCTGGGGCAGAGGCTTCCGAAGCGGCCGGAGCGCTTCCAGCGCAAGCTGTACCTCTCCGCTTTCCAGTCGCGCATCTTCAACCGTGCCCTCGCCGACCGGGTGCGCTCGGGCACGCTGTCCACCGCGCTCCTGGGGGATGTGCTTCGCAAGGAGGAGACAGGCGGCCTGTTCGTCTGCGAGGCGCCGGAGGTCGATGGTCCTCGCGTGGCTTCGTTCGAGGTGAGCCCGGCGGGGCCGCTGTTCGGGCCCAAGATGACCGCTGCCGCGGGCGAGGTGGCGGAGGCCGAGGCCCGTCTGCTCGTGGGCGAGGGCGTCACCCTGGATGACTTCAAGCGGGGTGGCGGCGAGACGGAAGGAGGGCGCAGGCCCTACCGCGTGCGCCTGGGTTCGCCCGAGCTGACTCCGGAAGGGGAGGACCTGTGGCTCACCTTCGAGTTGCCCCGGGGCGCGTACGCCACCGAAGTCCTCCACGAACTGCTCAAGGACGACTGA